A genomic stretch from Streptomyces sp. QL37 includes:
- a CDS encoding MFS transporter, which yields MLTYREVFRVPQFGPLFATSALQAAASTTSGLALGVLVFTTTGSPLLSALSMFGASLAQLIGATLLMSAADRLPPRGALSGAALAFGVGTAVLAVPGLPLPLVFAVVLGEGAVAAVIGGVRYGLLNEVLPKDAFLLGRSVLNMCAGSMQVCGYAAGGVLVALVSPRGTLLVAAALYVAGAAAARFGLARRAPRAAGRPSVGGTWRTNALLWSSAPRRRVYLSLWLPNGLVVGCESLFVPYRPDRAGLLFAFAALGMLAGDTVTGRFVPARWRGRLGTPLLLLLAAPYLLFVLRPALPLALLLTTVASTAFSASLVFQERLMALTPDAMTGQALGLHSSGMLAMQGVAAALAGAIAQRSSPATAITVMAAASVVVTLALAPGLRRDRAGAAPPQVTVT from the coding sequence CCCCTCTTCGCGACGAGCGCGCTTCAGGCCGCCGCCTCGACGACGAGCGGGCTGGCTCTGGGCGTCCTCGTGTTCACCACGACCGGGTCGCCGCTGCTCTCCGCGCTCTCCATGTTCGGCGCCTCACTCGCCCAGTTGATCGGCGCGACCCTGCTGATGTCGGCGGCCGACCGGCTCCCGCCGCGCGGAGCGCTGAGCGGCGCGGCGCTCGCCTTCGGTGTCGGCACCGCCGTCCTCGCGGTCCCCGGGCTGCCGCTGCCGCTGGTGTTCGCCGTCGTCCTGGGCGAGGGGGCCGTCGCGGCCGTGATCGGCGGGGTGCGGTACGGACTGCTCAACGAGGTGCTGCCCAAGGACGCCTTCCTGCTGGGGCGTTCGGTGCTCAACATGTGCGCCGGCTCCATGCAGGTCTGCGGCTACGCGGCCGGTGGCGTCCTGGTCGCCCTGGTGTCCCCGCGCGGCACACTGCTCGTGGCGGCGGCCCTGTACGTGGCCGGTGCCGCAGCCGCCCGGTTCGGTCTCGCGCGCCGTGCGCCACGGGCGGCCGGGCGGCCGTCGGTGGGCGGGACCTGGCGGACCAACGCGCTGCTGTGGTCCTCGGCCCCCCGACGGCGGGTGTACCTCTCGCTCTGGCTGCCCAACGGGCTGGTCGTCGGCTGCGAATCGCTCTTCGTGCCCTACCGGCCGGACCGGGCGGGGCTGCTCTTCGCCTTCGCGGCCCTGGGGATGCTGGCCGGGGACACGGTGACGGGACGGTTCGTGCCCGCACGGTGGCGTGGACGGCTGGGCACACCGCTGCTCCTGCTGCTGGCCGCGCCCTATCTGCTGTTCGTGCTCCGCCCGGCGCTGCCCCTGGCCCTGCTCCTGACGACGGTCGCCTCCACCGCCTTCTCGGCGAGTCTGGTGTTCCAGGAGCGTCTGATGGCGCTGACCCCGGACGCGATGACGGGCCAGGCCCTCGGCCTGCACTCCTCCGGGATGCTCGCGATGCAGGGCGTGGCGGCCGCACTCGCGGGCGCCATCGCCCAGCGGTCCTCGCCCGCGACGGCGATCACGGTGATGGCGGCGGCTTCCGTCGTGGTGACGCTGGCCCTGGCGCCGGGGCTGCGGCGGGACCGCGCGGGGGCGGCGCCGCCGCAGGTGACCGTCACCTGA
- a CDS encoding GNAT family N-acetyltransferase, producing MELRPGLPGEAAALTGLALRSKAHWGYDEAFMAACRDELTVRPGDTAGGRAVVAEEDGRVLGFTTLAGEPPEGALAMMFVEPDTIGRGVGRLLFDHTTARARRMGFVRLTIDADPNAEPFYTAMGAVRIGATPSGSIPGRELPLLELDLR from the coding sequence ATGGAGTTACGACCGGGGCTGCCCGGGGAGGCCGCGGCGCTCACCGGGCTGGCCCTGCGGTCCAAGGCCCACTGGGGCTACGACGAGGCGTTCATGGCCGCCTGCCGCGACGAACTGACCGTCCGCCCGGGCGACACGGCCGGCGGGCGCGCGGTGGTCGCGGAGGAGGACGGCCGCGTGCTGGGCTTCACCACCCTGGCCGGGGAACCGCCCGAGGGCGCACTCGCCATGATGTTCGTCGAGCCTGACACCATCGGCCGGGGCGTGGGCCGGCTCCTGTTCGACCACACCACGGCGCGCGCCCGCCGCATGGGCTTCGTACGGCTCACCATCGACGCCGACCCGAACGCCGAGCCCTTCTACACGGCCATGGGCGCGGTGCGGATCGGCGCCACCCCTTCCGGCTCGATCCCGGGGCGCGAACTGCCGCTGCTGGAGCTGGATCTCAGGTGA
- a CDS encoding glycerophosphodiester phosphodiesterase family protein: MAFQHPRRRSILLATAAVSAAAVPPAASAADRQGGRRGPLVIGHRGAAGWRPEHTASAYTFAVRAGADWIEPDLVPTKDHVLVVRHENEISGTTDVARHPEFAGRRTTKTVDGRAVTGWFTEDFTLAELKTLRAVERLPLVRNRNTVFDGREQIMTFQEVVDLARALSKEHGRRIAVFPETKHPTYFRSVGLPLEPELIRLVRRDRLTARDCVVQSFEPSSLREVAAARLGLPLWQALGTSGGPYGHPVTYEEMRTPAGLREIASYAGWIGPDKSSLVPPLTLLEDAHAAGLKVGAYTFRAENQYLPAEYRKGTAPNDFGDAFAEYAFHFGRGVDAVVTDFPDLAAVARDALRP; this comes from the coding sequence ATGGCTTTCCAGCACCCGCGCCGCCGATCGATCCTCCTGGCGACAGCTGCCGTCTCCGCCGCCGCCGTGCCCCCCGCGGCCTCCGCCGCCGACCGGCAGGGCGGCAGGAGAGGCCCGCTCGTCATCGGTCACCGGGGCGCCGCCGGGTGGCGGCCCGAACACACCGCGTCCGCCTACACCTTCGCGGTCCGGGCCGGGGCCGACTGGATCGAGCCCGACCTGGTCCCCACGAAGGACCACGTCCTGGTGGTGCGTCACGAGAACGAGATCTCCGGCACCACGGACGTGGCCCGGCACCCCGAGTTCGCCGGACGCCGCACCACGAAGACGGTGGACGGCCGCGCCGTCACCGGCTGGTTCACCGAGGACTTCACTCTCGCCGAGCTGAAGACGCTGCGGGCGGTGGAGCGGCTCCCTCTGGTCCGCAACCGCAACACCGTCTTCGACGGCCGCGAGCAGATCATGACCTTCCAGGAGGTCGTCGACCTGGCCCGCGCCCTGTCGAAGGAGCACGGCCGCCGGATCGCGGTCTTCCCGGAGACCAAGCACCCGACGTACTTCCGCTCGGTCGGCCTGCCCCTGGAGCCGGAACTCATCAGGCTGGTGCGCCGCGACCGGCTCACCGCACGCGACTGCGTCGTCCAGTCCTTCGAGCCGTCCAGCCTTCGCGAGGTGGCCGCCGCACGCCTCGGTCTCCCGCTGTGGCAGGCGCTGGGGACGAGCGGCGGACCGTACGGCCACCCGGTGACCTACGAGGAGATGAGGACGCCGGCGGGGCTGCGCGAGATCGCCTCGTACGCCGGATGGATCGGCCCTGACAAGTCCTCGCTGGTCCCCCCGCTCACCCTGCTGGAGGACGCCCACGCCGCCGGGCTGAAGGTGGGGGCCTACACCTTCCGCGCAGAGAACCAGTACCTCCCGGCCGAGTACCGGAAGGGCACCGCGCCGAACGACTTCGGTGACGCGTTCGCCGAGTACGCCTTCCACTTCGGCCGGGGCGTGGACGCCGTCGTGACGGACTTCCCCGATCTGGCGGCGGTCGCGCGCGACGCCCTCCGGCCCTGA